The following coding sequences lie in one Thalassoglobus polymorphus genomic window:
- a CDS encoding Gfo/Idh/MocA family protein, whose translation MPNKTTRRDFLQTSAAIGAAVYVGSPKAYAQGEERSANEVVSYACIGVGGKGSSDSADASKHGNIVAICDVDDRTLAKTGNRPGFKEAERFNDFREMLDKMGSKIDAVTVSTPDHTHAPAAAMAMKMGKACFCQKPLTHSVWEARRLVEIADDKGVKTMMGNQGTARDGLRHAAELLKAGKIGRIKEAHIFTNRPVWPQGGPRPEATTPPPNLHWNLWLGAAPERPYGEGAYHDFAWRGWWDFGTGALGDMACHTFNMPFAGLNLANPKSIQASCTGHNQDSYPKSSKIEFEFTHPSGEGTMPVHWYDGGNTPDESLLKGVKFKHKSGAIIVGEDRTLYSYQDYGDKWVLIENDGTEIAQKDAPQMEFEKSPGHFTEFHESIIGKRENAMSNFAKYAGPLTETILLGNLAVWAAASGESKKIEWDAENLKATNAPEVMNVVKKEYRENYGSYLDA comes from the coding sequence ATGCCAAATAAAACGACACGTCGAGACTTTCTTCAAACCAGTGCCGCAATTGGAGCAGCCGTTTACGTTGGAAGTCCTAAAGCGTATGCACAAGGTGAAGAACGCTCCGCCAACGAGGTAGTTTCTTACGCCTGCATTGGAGTCGGTGGAAAAGGAAGTAGTGACTCCGCAGACGCATCGAAGCACGGTAACATCGTCGCAATCTGCGACGTCGACGACCGAACTCTCGCCAAAACTGGTAATCGACCAGGGTTCAAGGAAGCTGAGCGCTTTAACGATTTCCGTGAAATGCTCGACAAGATGGGCAGCAAAATCGATGCGGTGACGGTTTCAACACCTGACCACACTCATGCTCCCGCTGCTGCAATGGCTATGAAGATGGGCAAAGCCTGCTTCTGCCAGAAACCGCTGACCCACTCGGTTTGGGAAGCTCGCCGACTTGTTGAAATCGCCGATGACAAAGGCGTGAAGACAATGATGGGCAACCAGGGAACTGCAAGAGATGGCTTACGCCACGCAGCTGAACTGTTGAAGGCTGGGAAAATTGGACGGATCAAAGAAGCTCACATTTTCACCAACCGCCCGGTGTGGCCTCAAGGTGGACCTCGCCCCGAAGCAACCACTCCACCACCAAATCTCCATTGGAATTTGTGGCTAGGAGCTGCACCTGAGCGTCCGTACGGTGAAGGTGCTTACCACGACTTTGCCTGGCGTGGCTGGTGGGACTTTGGAACGGGAGCGTTGGGCGACATGGCTTGCCATACGTTCAACATGCCATTCGCCGGTTTGAATTTGGCGAATCCAAAATCAATTCAAGCATCCTGCACAGGACACAATCAGGACAGCTATCCGAAGTCATCGAAAATCGAATTCGAATTTACTCACCCGAGTGGTGAAGGAACGATGCCAGTCCACTGGTACGATGGCGGAAACACTCCCGACGAGAGCTTACTCAAAGGTGTGAAATTCAAGCACAAGAGTGGTGCCATCATTGTCGGTGAAGATCGAACACTTTACTCCTACCAGGATTATGGAGACAAATGGGTTCTGATCGAAAATGACGGGACCGAGATTGCTCAAAAAGACGCTCCCCAAATGGAGTTCGAAAAATCTCCAGGTCACTTCACCGAATTCCATGAATCAATCATCGGCAAACGAGAAAACGCGATGTCCAACTTCGCGAAGTATGCCGGCCCGTTGACCGAAACTATTCTGCTCGGCAACCTTGCTGTCTGGGCCGCTGCAAGCGGTGAGAGCAAGAAGATCGAGTGGGACGCAGAGAACCTGAAAGCGACCAACGCACCAGAAGTGATGAATGTCGTCAAGAAAGAATACCGCGAAAACTACGGTTCTTACCTGGACGCTTAA
- a CDS encoding putative signal transducing protein has translation MSDENLVPIYTTRDISKADVIRAALEGEGIRCEMENEHQGGFTGVTKVRLFVLEGDKDKAVEFIDVHEDGDETDDPA, from the coding sequence ATGTCTGATGAGAATCTAGTCCCCATTTACACCACTCGTGATATCTCCAAAGCTGACGTGATCCGAGCTGCACTCGAAGGAGAAGGGATTCGATGTGAGATGGAAAACGAGCATCAGGGAGGCTTCACCGGTGTCACAAAAGTGAGACTATTCGTCCTCGAAGGTGACAAGGACAAGGCCGTTGAATTCATTGATGTTCATGAAGATGGGGATGAAACCGACGACCCGGCGTGA
- a CDS encoding EF-hand domain-containing protein produces the protein MPQFHLYRLVLLVVSVGLTNLPAELFGQKSDPSRLLFLGPNRPVILEMEFVAGRFSIDEMRSQYAKEVFKQLDKDSNGTLSPEEAEQIPTEGRLRVGVERLGEAWTSIDVSPADQQVTLAELTAHIQKALGPPLSIERAPPKLAATVRLYEDLDLNKDGKVSAEEVEQGLKVLQAFDFDDDETLSVAELQPFPISVVQAQQQEQAKEEPVPLFFIRDDAEIELAISGLFDHYSTEEAVSAKILSGLKERDFSRFDLNDDRAWDKDDWELYLKRSRPDFVMKVSLSPPSVEVVKGEYTGRNRPTIDIGGMPVEWRATSKVYQQFDSTRLFLTRFIMSDVDKNKYLDPMEFNGLQADVPFEAVDLDGNQQVTREEIKFFFTMDGLAAQSRLILLLSNETKTLFEILDTNLDRRLNPREFLAGPERLLEYDLNGDQALLPDELMSEFRVTFTQPQLFEIDPARAQTNMMNQRQGRTNEQVSGPVWFSRMDDNLDGEISWREFLGPREMFDTLDTNSDHFIDQSEAEAAEALRTDSGN, from the coding sequence ATGCCGCAATTCCATCTCTACAGGCTGGTTCTTCTGGTCGTCTCTGTTGGGCTGACGAATCTTCCCGCAGAACTTTTCGGGCAGAAGTCAGACCCGTCTCGTCTGCTTTTCCTAGGTCCGAATCGTCCTGTGATTCTCGAGATGGAGTTCGTTGCAGGTCGATTTAGCATCGACGAGATGCGCAGCCAATACGCAAAAGAAGTCTTCAAGCAACTCGATAAAGACTCCAACGGAACACTCAGCCCGGAAGAAGCAGAGCAAATTCCGACCGAGGGACGTTTGCGAGTCGGCGTCGAGCGACTTGGTGAAGCATGGACGAGCATTGATGTCTCTCCAGCCGATCAGCAAGTGACATTAGCGGAATTGACTGCACATATACAAAAAGCACTCGGTCCACCGTTATCGATTGAGAGAGCACCTCCCAAGTTGGCAGCGACTGTCCGCTTGTACGAGGATCTGGACCTCAATAAGGACGGGAAAGTTTCGGCGGAAGAAGTCGAGCAGGGGCTGAAGGTCTTGCAGGCGTTCGACTTTGACGATGATGAAACACTGAGCGTCGCGGAGCTTCAACCGTTTCCAATTTCAGTGGTTCAGGCTCAGCAGCAAGAACAAGCGAAGGAAGAGCCGGTTCCGCTATTCTTTATTCGGGACGATGCAGAAATCGAGCTGGCGATCTCCGGCCTCTTCGACCATTACTCCACCGAAGAGGCTGTCTCTGCGAAAATTCTGTCCGGGTTGAAAGAACGGGACTTCAGCCGCTTTGATCTGAATGATGATCGAGCTTGGGATAAAGATGATTGGGAGCTTTACCTCAAGCGTTCTCGCCCGGACTTCGTAATGAAAGTTTCACTTTCGCCTCCAAGTGTGGAAGTTGTGAAAGGAGAATACACAGGCAGGAATCGTCCGACGATCGATATCGGCGGGATGCCCGTAGAATGGCGAGCCACAAGTAAAGTCTACCAGCAGTTCGATTCTACGCGGTTATTTTTAACTCGTTTCATCATGTCCGATGTCGACAAAAACAAATACCTGGACCCGATGGAGTTCAATGGACTTCAGGCAGATGTCCCTTTTGAAGCGGTCGATCTTGACGGAAATCAGCAAGTCACTCGCGAGGAAATTAAGTTCTTCTTTACAATGGACGGATTGGCGGCTCAGAGCCGGTTGATTTTACTGCTCTCGAATGAAACCAAAACGTTGTTTGAAATTCTCGATACCAATCTTGATCGGCGACTGAATCCAAGAGAATTTCTCGCTGGTCCCGAACGCTTATTAGAGTACGACTTAAACGGTGATCAGGCATTGCTTCCTGATGAACTGATGTCCGAGTTCCGAGTCACTTTCACTCAGCCACAACTCTTTGAGATCGACCCGGCCCGAGCCCAGACTAATATGATGAATCAGCGACAAGGCCGCACCAATGAACAAGTCTCCGGTCCTGTCTGGTTCAGTCGAATGGATGACAATCTCGATGGCGAGATTTCCTGGAGAGAATTCCTGGGGCCTCGCGAGATGTTTGACACTCTCGATACAAACAGCGACCATTTCATTGATCAATCCGAAGCTGAAGCAGCGGAAGCTTTAAGAACCGACTCCGGAAATTGA
- a CDS encoding tetratricopeptide repeat protein — protein sequence MSEQTQQPPVPATPDEKPQGPEHHYHHEADKTELEKWLTAGLKKIEPYSNQILMGFIGVTVVLIAVILWSRSSISSQKAEWEEFVENRVPDDYMNLAKKTQGTTVGAWSLLQAGRGFLQEGLRSALTNREVSDARLKESVEAFEKLLKQTNAPAAAREEALFGLATAREVLNGDDTSLAIAAYQKLIEEFPESGHKAWATQRVEALQKKSTQEFYAWFRQQNPKPSDRPLPSDLRPGGTPAPDPTNLELLQDSILNLPSAGVGEANQNTVPTEEEMKKEGEEPAKAEDAAPKSFPTPEKGDAPKDAPKKESEETSEKPAEPVKEEGKPKEDAEPKAEPKAEPKAEEPKAETEAEAKPAKEPEASAEEETKE from the coding sequence ATGAGCGAACAAACACAACAACCCCCTGTCCCAGCTACTCCGGACGAGAAGCCTCAAGGACCGGAACACCACTATCACCATGAAGCCGATAAAACGGAACTGGAGAAGTGGCTGACTGCAGGCTTAAAAAAGATTGAGCCATATTCCAATCAGATATTGATGGGATTTATCGGCGTGACTGTCGTCCTGATCGCTGTCATCCTCTGGTCAAGAAGTTCCATCTCTTCGCAAAAAGCGGAATGGGAAGAATTTGTTGAGAACCGCGTTCCAGACGACTACATGAATCTGGCAAAAAAAACGCAGGGGACCACTGTTGGAGCCTGGTCATTACTGCAAGCAGGCAGAGGCTTTCTCCAAGAAGGCCTACGCAGCGCACTTACCAATCGTGAAGTGAGTGACGCAAGACTGAAAGAATCTGTCGAGGCCTTCGAAAAACTTTTGAAGCAAACGAATGCTCCAGCAGCGGCTCGGGAAGAAGCCCTTTTCGGATTGGCAACAGCACGTGAAGTCCTCAATGGCGATGACACATCTCTAGCCATCGCTGCCTATCAAAAACTGATTGAGGAGTTTCCCGAATCAGGTCATAAAGCTTGGGCAACTCAACGCGTCGAAGCATTGCAGAAAAAATCGACTCAGGAATTTTATGCCTGGTTCCGACAACAAAATCCAAAACCAAGCGACAGACCACTGCCGAGTGATCTCCGTCCCGGCGGCACTCCTGCCCCCGATCCAACAAATCTGGAACTCCTCCAAGATAGCATCTTAAACTTGCCATCAGCAGGAGTCGGTGAGGCCAATCAGAACACTGTCCCTACAGAAGAGGAAATGAAAAAAGAGGGTGAAGAGCCAGCAAAAGCTGAAGACGCAGCCCCCAAATCATTCCCAACCCCTGAAAAAGGTGATGCTCCAAAAGACGCACCTAAAAAGGAATCTGAAGAAACAAGTGAAAAGCCGGCTGAGCCTGTAAAAGAAGAAGGCAAGCCCAAAGAAGACGCTGAACCAAAGGCTGAACCGAAAGCTGAACCGAAAGCTGAAGAGCCGAAGGCGGAAACTGAAGCAGAAGCTAAACCTGCGAAAGAGCCTGAAGCCTCAGCTGAAGAGGAGACCAAGGAATAG